The Actinomycetota bacterium genome contains a region encoding:
- a CDS encoding TetR/AcrR family transcriptional regulator codes for MARRENPVKELRERQIKEAALRLFSEQGFHNTTITQIAEAAELGKGTIYWYWRSKEDLAYSLVSDMLGDFLALIEEARDSHGPVAGRFAALVEKVTELYYRETDYLRLLWKFRVDRGYIFSEEYREKVTSYYLRMRKALESLIAEGIEKGEFKEVDPGRMAFILLGVAEGLELEWLENEEEFSMREALRETMGMVFASLGKA; via the coding sequence GTGGCCAGGCGCGAGAACCCCGTCAAGGAGCTGAGGGAGAGACAGATCAAGGAGGCGGCCCTGCGCCTCTTCTCCGAGCAAGGTTTCCACAACACCACCATCACCCAGATCGCGGAGGCCGCGGAGCTGGGAAAAGGCACCATCTACTGGTACTGGAGGTCCAAGGAGGACCTCGCCTACTCGCTGGTCTCCGACATGCTGGGAGATTTCCTCGCCCTCATCGAGGAGGCCAGGGACTCCCATGGACCCGTGGCCGGGCGCTTCGCTGCCCTGGTGGAAAAGGTGACGGAGCTCTATTACCGCGAGACGGACTACCTGCGCCTGCTCTGGAAGTTCAGGGTGGACCGAGGCTACATCTTCAGCGAGGAATACCGGGAGAAGGTCACCAGCTACTACCTGCGCATGCGCAAGGCCCTGGAGAGCCTCATCGCTGAGGGCATCGAGAAGGGAGAGTTCAAGGAGGTGGATCCGGGACGGATGGCCTTCATCCTCCTGGGGGTGGCCGAGGGCCTGGAGCTGGAGTGGCTGGAGAACGAGGAAGAGTTCTCCATGCGCGAGGCGCTGCGCGAGACCATGGGCATGGTATTCGCGAGCCTGGGGAAAGCGTGA
- a CDS encoding S8 family serine peptidase has protein sequence MAVTEGMRKTAPAMVAAFVFFAAVSAVLSISTGMNAAAASGQEPRPRLMVAWEEGKAGVERLLSAAGRTGGSVKVLEETPGLYECLRDAAWPVPGLQSVPLRGGLSLEDAKRAVAALPGVRFVEEDAVARAEYLPDDPQYERQWYLARTAAPAAWDAGSYGEGVLVAVVDSGVDAAHPDLRGRVERGFDFVDDDEDTADPYGHGTHVAGIIAAAGDNGEGVAGMAWRARILPVRVLDGSGYGYYSDIVAGIRYAADRGARVINLSLGGGASSRALQEAVDYASSRGCLLVAAAGNGGLDSLSYPAACEGVLGVGATDSEDRPASFSNRGEGLDLVAPGVAIYATYTGGRYASLSGTSMAAPQVSGTLALMLSREPGLDVGEAEARLTGSARDLCERGWDAASGWGILRVDGALGLSPKQSDGPDDGLYFAEGYTGLGFDTYLLLENPGGEPEEATLELFGNEGLISSTRVSVPARSRLTLHLNRMAPAGDVSARLVTRKGSALRAQRSMYFDYHGIRDGHTTGASGVSREWYFAEGYTGPGFDTYILVLNPQKETAHLDLDLMTPGGCVRYAAEVAPGTRRTIRLNDLLPGAELATAISSDLPVVAERAVYFDMGDRSGGSAAMGARAAAEEWYFAEGYTGGDFDTWLLLANPSPSPVTAIASFQRGDGVILEREVSLQPRSRATLHVDEIPGLGDVEVSARVRADYPGVVAERAMYFAYRGSFGMAGGGHAAMGATESFSQWLIPEGYTGPGFESWVLVSNLEDKGVVVRVVLMGESGREVTREYALAPRARLSVLENDLLAGEGVSAEVTAAGGERLVVEGAFYFRYGEGIDGGSS, from the coding sequence ATGGCCGTCACGGAAGGGATGCGTAAAACGGCGCCGGCGATGGTGGCGGCCTTTGTCTTTTTTGCCGCCGTCTCCGCCGTGCTCTCCATCTCCACGGGCATGAACGCCGCGGCGGCATCGGGACAGGAGCCGCGGCCCCGCCTCATGGTCGCCTGGGAGGAGGGAAAGGCGGGGGTGGAGAGGCTCCTCTCCGCCGCAGGCCGGACCGGGGGCTCCGTGAAAGTCCTGGAGGAGACGCCCGGGCTCTACGAGTGCCTGCGGGACGCCGCCTGGCCCGTCCCCGGCCTGCAGTCTGTCCCGCTGCGGGGAGGCCTGTCCCTCGAGGATGCGAAGCGGGCCGTGGCCGCCCTGCCGGGCGTCCGCTTCGTGGAGGAGGATGCGGTGGCGAGGGCGGAATACCTGCCCGACGACCCCCAGTACGAGCGGCAGTGGTACCTGGCGCGCACCGCCGCGCCCGCCGCCTGGGATGCCGGCAGCTACGGCGAGGGGGTGCTGGTGGCGGTGGTGGACAGCGGCGTGGACGCCGCCCACCCCGACCTGCGGGGGCGCGTGGAGCGCGGCTTCGATTTCGTGGACGACGACGAGGACACCGCGGACCCCTACGGGCACGGCACCCACGTGGCGGGCATCATCGCCGCCGCGGGGGACAACGGCGAGGGCGTGGCCGGGATGGCCTGGAGGGCCAGGATACTCCCGGTGCGGGTGCTGGACGGGAGCGGATACGGGTATTACTCGGACATCGTGGCCGGGATCCGCTACGCCGCGGACCGCGGAGCGCGGGTGATCAACCTCAGCCTGGGCGGCGGAGCCAGTTCCCGGGCCCTGCAGGAAGCCGTGGACTACGCGAGCTCGCGGGGTTGCCTGCTGGTGGCGGCGGCCGGCAACGGCGGGCTGGACTCCCTGAGCTACCCGGCGGCCTGCGAGGGGGTGCTCGGCGTGGGGGCGACGGACAGCGAGGACCGCCCGGCCTCCTTCTCCAACCGCGGAGAGGGGCTGGACCTGGTGGCGCCGGGCGTGGCCATATACGCGACCTACACGGGAGGCCGCTACGCCTCTTTGAGCGGTACCTCCATGGCCGCGCCCCAGGTGAGCGGGACCCTGGCCCTCATGCTCTCACGGGAGCCCGGACTTGACGTCGGGGAGGCGGAAGCGCGCCTCACCGGAAGCGCGCGGGACCTCTGCGAGCGTGGCTGGGACGCCGCCAGCGGGTGGGGGATCTTGCGGGTGGATGGGGCCCTCGGACTGAGCCCGAAACAGAGCGACGGTCCCGACGACGGCCTATATTTCGCCGAGGGCTACACCGGCCTGGGGTTCGACACCTATCTCCTGCTCGAGAACCCGGGCGGCGAGCCCGAGGAAGCCACCCTGGAGCTCTTCGGGAACGAGGGGCTCATATCCTCCACCCGGGTGAGCGTGCCCGCGCGTTCCCGCCTGACCCTGCACCTCAACCGCATGGCACCGGCGGGGGACGTTTCGGCGCGCTTGGTGACCCGCAAAGGCTCCGCGCTGCGCGCGCAGCGCTCCATGTATTTCGACTACCACGGCATCAGGGACGGCCATACCACCGGCGCCTCGGGGGTTTCCAGGGAATGGTATTTCGCCGAGGGCTACACCGGGCCAGGTTTCGACACCTACATCTTGGTGCTCAACCCGCAGAAGGAGACGGCACACCTCGACCTGGACCTCATGACCCCGGGGGGATGCGTGCGCTACGCCGCGGAGGTAGCTCCCGGGACCCGCCGTACCATCAGGCTCAACGACCTGCTGCCGGGAGCGGAGCTGGCCACCGCCATATCCAGCGATCTCCCCGTGGTGGCGGAGAGGGCGGTCTATTTCGATATGGGTGACAGAAGCGGCGGATCGGCGGCCATGGGAGCGCGCGCTGCCGCGGAGGAATGGTACTTCGCGGAGGGGTACACGGGAGGAGACTTCGATACCTGGCTCCTCCTGGCCAATCCGTCTCCATCGCCCGTGACGGCCATTGCCTCCTTTCAGCGCGGTGACGGGGTGATCCTGGAGCGGGAGGTCTCCCTGCAGCCGCGCTCCCGTGCCACCCTCCATGTGGACGAGATCCCGGGCCTTGGGGACGTGGAGGTCTCCGCGAGGGTGCGAGCTGACTATCCGGGTGTGGTGGCCGAGAGAGCCATGTATTTCGCCTACCGCGGCTCTTTCGGCATGGCGGGGGGCGGGCATGCGGCCATGGGGGCTACGGAGTCCTTCTCCCAATGGCTGATTCCGGAGGGATACACGGGCCCCGGCTTCGAGAGCTGGGTCCTGGTGTCCAACCTCGAGGATAAGGGCGTGGTGGTGCGTGTGGTGCTGATGGGGGAGAGCGGGAGGGAGGTGACCCGCGAATACGCCCTCGCGCCCCGCGCCCGCCTCTCCGTGCTCGAGAACGACCTCCTGGCGGGAGAGGGGGTCAGCGCCGAGGTCACCGCCGCCGGCGGCGAGCGCCTGGTGGTGGAGGGCGCCTTCTATTTCCGCTACGGCGAAGGCATCGACGGCGGCAGCTCCTGA
- a CDS encoding acyl-CoA dehydrogenase family protein — protein MYELTEEQKMLQQTVRQLAKEKVEPRAAEIDASGEYPWDMFELLRDNDLLALCFPEELDGAGADLLTVCIAIEELAKVCTNTSLILGVCKLGSQPIMLAGNDAQLKKYIPPLARGEKQCAFGLTEPGAGSDAAAMTTRAVRKGDVYVMNGQKCFITNGGIADTYSIFAKTDESAGVKGISAFIVEKEFPGFEVGKIEHKMGIRGSQTTELVFTDMEVPAENLLGKEGEGFKIAMMTLDRTRPSIGAQAVGIAAGALEHAVNYAKERVQFGAPIARLQGIQFMLADMAMQVEAARQLVYYSAALVERAGREASAVSAMAKCFASDVAMKVTVDAVQVLGGYGYMIEYPLERMMRDAKITQIYEGTNQVQRVVIARHLLS, from the coding sequence ATGTACGAACTGACGGAAGAGCAGAAGATGCTCCAGCAGACGGTGCGCCAGCTGGCCAAAGAGAAGGTGGAGCCCCGTGCGGCGGAGATAGACGCCAGCGGGGAATACCCCTGGGACATGTTCGAGCTCCTGCGCGACAACGACCTGCTGGCCCTGTGCTTTCCCGAGGAGCTGGACGGCGCGGGAGCCGACCTCCTCACGGTATGCATCGCCATCGAGGAGCTGGCCAAGGTGTGCACCAACACCAGCCTCATCCTCGGGGTGTGCAAGCTGGGCTCCCAGCCCATCATGCTCGCCGGCAACGACGCGCAGCTCAAGAAGTACATCCCGCCCCTGGCCAGGGGCGAGAAGCAGTGCGCCTTCGGCCTCACCGAGCCCGGCGCGGGATCGGACGCCGCCGCCATGACCACGCGCGCGGTGCGCAAGGGCGACGTCTACGTGATGAACGGGCAGAAGTGCTTCATCACCAACGGGGGCATCGCGGATACCTATTCCATCTTCGCCAAGACGGACGAGAGCGCGGGCGTGAAGGGCATCTCCGCCTTCATCGTGGAGAAGGAGTTCCCCGGCTTCGAGGTGGGCAAGATCGAGCACAAGATGGGCATCCGCGGCTCCCAGACCACCGAGCTGGTGTTCACGGACATGGAGGTCCCGGCGGAGAACCTCCTGGGCAAGGAGGGTGAGGGCTTCAAGATCGCCATGATGACCCTGGACCGCACCCGCCCCTCCATCGGGGCGCAGGCAGTGGGGATCGCCGCCGGAGCCCTGGAGCACGCGGTGAACTATGCCAAGGAGAGGGTGCAGTTCGGGGCGCCCATCGCCAGGCTGCAGGGCATCCAGTTCATGCTCGCGGACATGGCCATGCAGGTGGAGGCGGCCCGGCAGCTTGTCTACTACTCCGCCGCGCTGGTGGAGAGGGCGGGGCGCGAGGCCTCGGCGGTATCGGCCATGGCCAAATGCTTCGCCTCCGACGTGGCCATGAAGGTCACCGTGGACGCGGTGCAGGTGCTGGGCGGGTACGGCTACATGATCGAGTACCCCCTGGAGCGCATGATGCGCGACGCCAAGATCACCCAGATCTACGAGGGCACCAACCAGGTGCAGCGGGTGGTCATCGCGAGGCACCTGCTGAGCTAG
- a CDS encoding acetyl-CoA C-acetyltransferase, producing the protein MKETVIVSSARTAFGRLAGALKDFTAQELGGIAIAEAVKRAGIDPAAVDCVIMGQVLTGGQGQITARQAAVKGGIPREVWCINVNKVCISSMSALEMADMMVKTGEAEVLVVGGQESMTNAPYFIPKARLGYRMGNGTLVDGMIHDGLWDAFENVHMGKGSDIWAAKYGITREQMDLVGARSHQRAAAAMEKGLLTEEIVPVEIPQKKGDPVVFDRDEGVRPDTTVEKLAALKPAFDKEGAITAGNASQINDGACAAVVMSAEKAKELGLEPLCKVVSYGCSAGEFADLHPHPANAILKALDKAGLKVEDVSLFEINEAFASVTWRSVQMLGLDPEKMENVNVNGGAIAFGHPIGVSGIRIVTTLAYELRRRGGGYGAAGICGGGGQGDGMLIKVG; encoded by the coding sequence ATGAAGGAAACGGTGATCGTGAGCTCGGCGAGGACCGCCTTCGGCCGGCTGGCCGGTGCGCTCAAGGACTTCACCGCCCAGGAGCTCGGCGGCATCGCCATCGCCGAGGCGGTGAAGAGGGCGGGGATAGATCCCGCCGCGGTGGACTGCGTGATCATGGGCCAGGTGCTCACGGGAGGCCAGGGACAGATCACCGCGCGGCAGGCGGCGGTGAAGGGCGGCATCCCCAGGGAGGTCTGGTGCATCAACGTCAACAAGGTGTGCATCTCCTCCATGTCCGCCCTGGAGATGGCGGACATGATGGTCAAGACGGGGGAGGCCGAGGTGCTGGTGGTGGGCGGACAGGAGTCCATGACCAACGCCCCCTATTTCATCCCCAAGGCTCGCCTGGGATACCGCATGGGGAACGGCACCCTGGTGGACGGCATGATCCACGACGGCCTCTGGGACGCCTTCGAGAACGTGCACATGGGCAAGGGCTCGGACATCTGGGCCGCGAAATACGGCATCACCCGCGAGCAGATGGACCTGGTGGGAGCGCGCAGCCACCAGAGAGCCGCCGCGGCCATGGAGAAAGGGCTCCTGACCGAGGAGATCGTGCCGGTGGAGATACCCCAGAAGAAGGGCGACCCCGTGGTCTTCGACCGCGACGAGGGGGTGCGCCCGGACACCACGGTGGAGAAGCTGGCTGCGCTCAAGCCCGCCTTCGACAAGGAGGGGGCCATAACCGCTGGCAACGCCTCCCAGATAAACGACGGTGCCTGCGCGGCGGTGGTGATGAGCGCGGAGAAGGCGAAGGAGCTGGGCCTGGAGCCTCTTTGCAAGGTGGTGTCCTATGGATGCAGCGCGGGTGAGTTCGCCGACCTGCATCCCCATCCCGCCAATGCAATCCTCAAGGCCCTGGACAAGGCGGGGCTGAAGGTGGAGGACGTGAGCCTCTTCGAGATCAACGAGGCCTTCGCCAGCGTGACCTGGCGCTCGGTGCAGATGCTGGGCCTGGACCCGGAGAAGATGGAGAACGTCAACGTCAACGGCGGCGCCATCGCCTTCGGCCACCCCATCGGGGTCAGCGGCATCCGCATCGTCACCACCCTGGCTTATGAGCTGCGCAGGCGGGGTGGCGGCTACGGGGCCGCCGGCATCTGCGGCGGCGGCGGCCAGGGCGACGGCATGCTCATCAAGGTAGGTTGA
- a CDS encoding acyl-CoA dehydrogenase family protein produces the protein MELLFELDEEKRLFRNSVRDFSEQVIRPQVDHLWETGEFPYDIVRKMGELGILGIPWPEEYGGAGGDYLAYAIAVEELARVDGSCAITVEAHISLGSSPFYYYGSEEQKREWLVPLAQGKILGSFGLTEPEAGSDAQNTQTRAELKNGEWVINGTKCFITNPGTEMSGVVTITAVTGVRPSGKKEISNIFIPKGTPGYNISPKYKKMGWHASDTRELNFVDCRVPEGNLIGNRGDGFKQFLDCLDGGRIAIAALAVGTAQGAFEESVRYAKERVQFKRPIASFQAIQFKLADMATDIELARTLTYKAAAMRDAGVPHTKEASMAKLFASEMCMRATTQAVQIFGGYGYMDEYPVSRFFRDAKILEIGEGTSEVQRMVIARELGLR, from the coding sequence ATGGAGTTGCTGTTCGAGCTGGACGAGGAAAAGAGACTGTTCCGCAATTCGGTCAGGGACTTTTCCGAGCAGGTGATCCGCCCCCAGGTGGACCACCTCTGGGAGACGGGCGAGTTCCCCTACGACATCGTGCGCAAGATGGGCGAGCTCGGGATCTTGGGCATACCCTGGCCGGAGGAGTACGGCGGCGCGGGAGGAGACTACCTGGCCTACGCCATCGCGGTGGAGGAGCTGGCCCGCGTGGACGGCTCCTGCGCCATCACCGTGGAGGCCCACATATCCCTGGGCTCGAGCCCCTTCTATTACTACGGCAGCGAGGAGCAGAAGAGGGAATGGCTGGTCCCCCTCGCGCAGGGAAAGATCCTGGGCTCCTTCGGTCTCACCGAGCCGGAGGCGGGCTCCGACGCCCAGAACACCCAGACGCGCGCGGAGCTCAAGAACGGGGAGTGGGTGATCAACGGCACCAAGTGCTTCATCACCAACCCCGGCACGGAGATGAGCGGGGTGGTCACCATCACCGCCGTCACCGGGGTGCGCCCCAGCGGCAAGAAGGAGATCTCCAACATCTTCATCCCCAAGGGGACGCCCGGCTACAACATCTCCCCCAAGTATAAAAAGATGGGGTGGCACGCCTCCGACACCCGGGAGCTCAACTTCGTGGACTGCCGGGTTCCGGAGGGCAACCTCATCGGCAACCGGGGAGACGGGTTCAAGCAGTTCCTCGACTGCCTGGACGGGGGGCGCATAGCCATCGCCGCCCTGGCGGTGGGGACGGCCCAGGGGGCCTTCGAGGAGAGCGTGAGGTATGCCAAGGAGCGCGTGCAGTTCAAGCGCCCCATAGCCTCCTTCCAGGCCATCCAGTTCAAGCTCGCGGACATGGCCACGGACATCGAGCTGGCGCGCACCCTGACCTATAAGGCGGCGGCCATGCGCGATGCCGGGGTGCCCCACACCAAGGAGGCTTCCATGGCCAAGCTCTTCGCCTCCGAGATGTGCATGCGCGCCACCACCCAGGCGGTGCAGATCTTCGGCGGCTACGGTTACATGGACGAATATCCGGTGTCCCGCTTCTTCCGCGACGCCAAGATCCTGGAGATTGGCGAGGGCACCTCGGAGGTGCAGCGCATGGTGATAGCCAGGGAGCTGGGCTTGAGGTAG
- a CDS encoding Zn-ribbon domain-containing OB-fold protein, translated as MGITERINRTDHLSYFEGQIPVEYVYTYGLGLEKFFRAIKDKGQFLASRCEECGVTYLPARSFCERCLGSIQDTVAVPGTGSVYAWTVVHLNMDETPKDEPAILALIDMDGTDCRFMHYLTGVKPEEVEAGMRVKPVLKAKKDRTGHIEDILGFQPL; from the coding sequence ATGGGAATCACGGAAAGGATCAACCGCACCGATCACCTCTCCTATTTCGAGGGACAGATCCCCGTCGAGTACGTCTATACCTACGGGCTCGGACTGGAGAAGTTCTTCCGGGCCATAAAGGACAAGGGCCAGTTCCTCGCCTCACGCTGCGAGGAGTGTGGGGTCACCTATCTGCCGGCGCGTTCGTTCTGTGAGCGCTGCCTGGGGAGCATACAGGATACCGTTGCGGTCCCGGGCACGGGCAGCGTGTACGCATGGACGGTGGTGCACCTGAACATGGACGAGACCCCCAAGGACGAGCCCGCCATCCTGGCGCTCATAGACATGGACGGGACGGACTGCCGCTTCATGCACTACCTGACGGGGGTGAAGCCGGAGGAGGTCGAGGCGGGGATGAGGGTAAAGCCCGTCCTCAAGGCCAAGAAGGACCGCACGGGACACATCGAGGACATCCTGGGCTTTCAGCCGCTGTGA
- a CDS encoding Zn-ribbon domain-containing OB-fold protein — MELEKFELGATPLKESAIKDGSVLTLHKKPNLRYAWDNGVAIGRYLTELKEGRIIARKCNKCRRIMIPPRMFCELCWRPTDEWVYVRDTGTVNTFSICYVNWDASRIKEGEKPHIPAVIEIDGASPGMGILHVLGEVEPDKVKIGMKVRAVWKKPEEREGSITDILYFKPARG; from the coding sequence ATGGAACTGGAGAAGTTCGAACTCGGCGCCACTCCGCTCAAGGAATCGGCGATAAAGGACGGATCCGTCTTGACCCTGCACAAGAAGCCCAACCTCAGGTACGCCTGGGACAACGGCGTGGCCATCGGCCGTTACCTGACCGAGCTCAAGGAAGGTCGCATCATCGCCCGCAAGTGCAACAAGTGCCGACGCATCATGATCCCCCCGCGCATGTTCTGCGAGCTATGCTGGCGTCCCACCGACGAATGGGTGTACGTCAGGGATACCGGGACGGTGAACACCTTCTCCATCTGTTACGTGAACTGGGATGCCTCACGCATCAAGGAGGGAGAGAAGCCACACATTCCCGCGGTCATAGAGATCGACGGCGCTTCTCCCGGCATGGGGATACTGCATGTGCTGGGAGAGGTCGAGCCGGATAAGGTGAAGATAGGGATGAAGGTGCGGGCGGTGTGGAAGAAGCCCGAGGAGCGCGAGGGATCGATAACCGACATCCTCTACTTCAAGCCGGCGAGGGGGTGA
- a CDS encoding thiolase domain-containing protein, whose amino-acid sequence MAYQRVAIVGAGITKFVRRAQETGKELAAQASKMALESCGMTMKDIECVSLGTAPDAFDGVHMKGEYLSDGSGGWRKPYMRQFVGGGTGVFAPVHGWYHVASGMFDTCLVVCSEKMSSCHPHPQGAFKTIFDHTTEQPLNPTLIWIFALEMNRFMSTYGITKEEIALVSVKNKKNAMDHPAAQLPMEITVEDVMNSETLAWPVNRLDISPASDGAAAIVLASEHVAKRITDKPVWIDGVGWNLDSAYWATRDLYYPRYVEKAARMAYKMAGITEPQREIEIAEPYDPFDYKELHHMEGLLLADRGKAVEMLLDGKTQRDGDRPMCPSGGALGVGNPIAATGLMKIIEIFLQLRGEAGKRQVPGNPKCGLAQAWGDLMQVGTVVVMRI is encoded by the coding sequence ATGGCATACCAGAGAGTCGCGATAGTGGGCGCCGGGATCACCAAGTTCGTGCGCCGCGCCCAGGAGACCGGAAAGGAGCTCGCAGCCCAGGCCTCCAAGATGGCCCTGGAATCCTGCGGCATGACCATGAAGGACATCGAGTGCGTGAGCCTGGGAACCGCCCCGGATGCCTTCGACGGCGTACACATGAAGGGCGAGTACCTAAGCGACGGCTCGGGTGGATGGAGAAAGCCTTATATGCGCCAGTTCGTGGGCGGCGGCACGGGGGTCTTCGCCCCCGTCCACGGCTGGTACCACGTGGCCTCGGGCATGTTCGACACCTGCCTGGTGGTCTGCTCGGAGAAGATGAGCTCATGCCATCCCCATCCCCAGGGCGCTTTTAAGACCATCTTCGACCACACCACGGAACAACCTCTCAACCCCACCCTGATCTGGATCTTCGCCCTGGAGATGAACCGCTTCATGTCCACCTACGGCATCACCAAGGAGGAGATTGCCCTGGTCTCGGTCAAGAACAAGAAGAACGCCATGGACCACCCCGCGGCGCAGCTCCCCATGGAGATAACCGTGGAGGACGTCATGAACTCCGAGACCCTGGCCTGGCCGGTCAACCGACTGGACATCAGTCCGGCCTCCGACGGCGCGGCGGCCATCGTGCTGGCTTCGGAGCACGTCGCCAAGCGCATCACCGACAAGCCGGTGTGGATCGACGGCGTGGGCTGGAATCTTGACTCGGCATACTGGGCGACCAGGGACCTCTATTACCCGCGCTACGTGGAAAAGGCGGCGCGTATGGCTTACAAGATGGCGGGCATCACCGAGCCGCAGCGGGAGATAGAGATCGCCGAGCCCTACGACCCCTTCGACTACAAGGAGCTGCACCACATGGAGGGCCTGCTGCTTGCCGACCGTGGCAAGGCCGTGGAGATGCTCCTGGACGGCAAGACCCAGAGGGACGGCGACCGCCCCATGTGCCCCTCGGGAGGGGCTCTGGGAGTCGGCAATCCCATTGCCGCCACCGGCCTCATGAAGATCATCGAGATCTTCCTGCAGTTGCGCGGCGAGGCGGGCAAGCGCCAGGTCCCGGGGAATCCGAAGTGCGGGCTCGCCCAGGCATGGGGGGACCTCATGCAGGTGGGCACCGTGGTGGTCATGAGGATATAG
- a CDS encoding acetyl-CoA acetyltransferase, which translates to MRERVAIAGLGYTAFTSVSPGSSYRELTYEAAVKAYEEAGIEPKDVDSFVCTSEDMLEGYSISDEYCNDQLGAVLKPAQTIPGDFLHSLAVGVMHILTEQFDIVVVQALSKASNMKTIPDLLNFAFDPVLNRPLDVTAYALAGLEMNRFLTDGRATREQCAAVVVKNKANALKNPLAGYGASISIEHVLESEPVAEPVRLLDIAPYADGAVVMVLCSEKLAPSLTDKPVWITGIGWSTDSPTIESRDWSGAVAVRLAGDMAYRMAGITCPAREIDLAEVNDEISFKELQHLEALRLFEPGQAGRATEDGQTSPGGALPVNVSGGGLGVGHLFECSGAQKVLELVLQLRGEAGSRQVPGAGVGLAQAWRGIPTTSAAVAILSA; encoded by the coding sequence ATGCGTGAAAGGGTGGCGATCGCCGGCTTGGGCTACACCGCCTTCACCTCGGTATCGCCGGGTAGCTCATACCGTGAGCTGACCTACGAAGCGGCGGTGAAAGCCTACGAGGAAGCGGGCATAGAGCCCAAGGACGTGGATTCTTTCGTGTGCACGTCCGAGGACATGCTCGAGGGCTACAGCATCTCGGACGAGTATTGCAATGACCAGCTCGGAGCGGTACTTAAGCCCGCCCAGACCATACCGGGAGATTTTCTCCATTCCCTCGCCGTGGGCGTCATGCACATCCTCACGGAGCAGTTCGACATCGTGGTGGTGCAGGCGCTCAGCAAGGCAAGTAACATGAAGACCATCCCTGATCTGTTGAACTTCGCCTTCGACCCCGTCCTCAACCGTCCACTCGACGTCACGGCCTATGCGCTGGCCGGGCTGGAGATGAACCGTTTCCTCACCGACGGCAGGGCGACCAGGGAACAGTGTGCTGCGGTGGTGGTCAAGAACAAAGCCAACGCGCTCAAGAACCCCCTGGCAGGCTACGGGGCGTCCATATCCATCGAACACGTGTTGGAATCCGAGCCGGTGGCGGAGCCGGTGAGGCTCCTGGACATCGCGCCCTATGCCGACGGAGCGGTGGTGATGGTGCTGTGTTCAGAAAAGCTGGCACCCTCCCTGACGGACAAGCCGGTCTGGATAACGGGCATAGGATGGAGCACCGACAGTCCCACCATCGAGAGCCGCGACTGGAGTGGAGCGGTTGCCGTACGTCTGGCGGGGGACATGGCCTACAGGATGGCGGGCATCACCTGCCCGGCAAGGGAGATAGACCTCGCCGAGGTCAACGACGAGATCAGCTTCAAGGAACTACAGCATCTCGAGGCCCTGAGGCTTTTCGAGCCCGGACAGGCCGGCAGGGCTACCGAAGACGGTCAGACTTCGCCGGGCGGCGCGCTTCCCGTCAACGTATCCGGCGGCGGCCTCGGAGTGGGGCATCTCTTCGAATGTTCGGGAGCGCAGAAGGTGCTCGAGTTGGTGCTGCAGCTGCGGGGGGAGGCGGGTTCAAGGCAGGTGCCCGGCGCAGGCGTCGGCCTCGCCCAGGCGTGGAGAGGCATCCCCACCACCTCCGCCGCGGTGGCGATACTGAGCGCATGA
- a CDS encoding gamma carbonic anhydrase family protein, translating to MIPGSRDRGASPGWRGEQEGGIRLALIPYQDRVPRVSPEAFIAEGAMLIGDVHVGANSSIWFNAVLRADRGEIQVGEFSSIQDCCVLHGPVKVGDHVTCGHGAILHGATVEDNCVIGMNAVVLDGAVVGHGSIVAAGAVVPQGMNIPPRSMVVGVPAKVTKEFPEENEEKLREIATAYFEFARPHMPKY from the coding sequence ATGATCCCGGGCTCCCGGGACCGAGGGGCGAGCCCGGGATGGCGAGGCGAGCAAGAGGGAGGGATTCGCTTGGCCCTGATCCCGTACCAGGACCGCGTACCGCGGGTGTCGCCCGAGGCCTTCATCGCGGAGGGCGCCATGCTCATCGGCGACGTGCATGTGGGCGCCAACTCCAGCATCTGGTTCAACGCCGTGCTGCGCGCCGACCGGGGCGAGATCCAGGTGGGCGAGTTCTCGAGCATCCAGGACTGCTGCGTGCTCCACGGCCCGGTGAAGGTGGGCGACCACGTCACCTGCGGCCACGGAGCCATCCTGCACGGCGCCACCGTGGAGGACAACTGCGTCATCGGGATGAACGCCGTGGTCCTCGACGGCGCGGTGGTGGGACACGGGAGCATCGTGGCCGCGGGCGCCGTGGTGCCCCAGGGCATGAACATCCCCCCACGCTCCATGGTGGTGGGCGTCCCGGCGAAGGTGACCAAGGAGTTCCCGGAGGAGAACGAGGAAAAGCTGCGGGAGATAGCCACCGCCTACTTCGAGTTCGCCCGGCCGCACATGCCGAAATATTGA